The Pieris brassicae chromosome 6, ilPieBrab1.1, whole genome shotgun sequence genome window below encodes:
- the LOC123711150 gene encoding pre-rRNA 2'-O-ribose RNA methyltransferase FTSJ3 gives MGKKTKVGKQRKDKYYQLAKETGFRSRAAFKLIQLNRKFGFLQKSRICIDLCAAPGGWMQVAHQNMPLSSIVIGIDLFPIKPIPGCISITEDITTEKCKTAIKKEIKTWKADVVLNDGAPNVGLNWIHDAYQQACLTLSALKLATNFLRQGGWFVTKVFRSKDYHALLWVLKQFFKKVHATKPQASRNESSEIFVVCQGYIAPDSIDPKLLDAKYVFEDLEIVKKAHNNILHPEKQKKAKAEGYKENDYTTHHKVMLSEFLAKEDPIDLLQECSEIVIDDEDVHNHPKTTKEIKECCKDIKVLGRKDVKAILNWLKHIKESKKTKEPTEEKEDVDDKEEHKDEADKEEETIDDEVAELQDEEKRQLKRKRKQLNKQRQKLAEKMNLKMVLKGDDGPILESNDMFRLSDIKDVKQLNMVIDQAPDIVAEASDSDDEGKVKQKYMKYDVEGSKLDSSGLFYKDSDSDLEMESDSDTEDKQSLGFSDSDNESKDIDKLTKLNTLRNSKLKATPAKAKKNPLLTDLDDTDPISRRSMKAELWFQKDSFKDIDNEEDEGVDLDKLAATHKKKGKKVADSNISDLGSQKGMKRKQSDSESSSDEDSDYDVEENVAPTGENAGNKSGKGKDGFEVVSQDPELKRLKKSMKMDAETFALGTMIATSKKFKRDLVDDGWNRYAFNDKNLPDWFVDDEKKHMKKEVIVPEKFTEEYKNRLQDIDARPIKKVVEAKARKKKRMIKKMERAKKKVEAVMDNADMSEREKSQQVRQLYKKAQTEVKKKVTYVVAKKHTTAKRMKRPTGVKGHYKVVDPRMKKDLRAQKAKEKTKGRGKKGNINKNKTKSRPAKKKGKKAK, from the exons ATgggaaagaaaacaaaagtaggAAAGCAAAggaaagataaatattatcagcTTGCGAAGGAAACTG gGTTTCGTTCACGTGCGGCGTTCAAATTAATCCAGTTAAATCGAAAGTTTGGTTTCCTTCAAAAATCACGAATATGCATAGACTTGTGTGCAGCTCCCGGTGGGTGGATGCAGGTGGCTCACCAAAACATGCCTCTTTCAAGTATTGTCATAGGTATAGACTTGTTTCCAATAAAGCCTATTCCAGGCTGCATAAGTATTACAGAAGACATAACAACTGAAAAGTGTAAAACAGCTATAAAAAAGGAAATCAAAACTTGGAAAGCAGACGTAGTATTGAATGATGGTGCTCCCAATGTTGGTTTAAATTGGATTCATGATGCATACCAGCAGGCTTGTCTTACTCTTAGTGCACTAAAATTAGCCACTAATTTTTTGCGACAGGGTGGATGGTTTGTCACAAAAGTGTTTAGATCAAAAGATTATCATGCTCTTTTGTGGgtattgaaacaattttttaaaaaagtacatGCAACAAAACCGCAAGCTTCTCGTAATGAGTCttctgaaatatttgtggTTTGTCAAGGGTACATTGCTCCTGATAGCATTGATCCTAAATTGCTGGATgctaaatatgtttttgaagaCTTAGAAATAGTAAAGAAAGCACACAACAATATCTTGCACcctgaaaaacaaaagaaagcaAAAGCAGAGGgttataaagaaaatgatTACACAACACATCATAAAGTCATGCTGTCTGAATTTCTGGCTAAAGAAGACCCAATTGACTTACTCCAAGAATGTTCAGAG ATTGTCATTGATGATGAAGATGTGCATAATCATCCCAAAACTACAAAAGAGATAAAAGAGTGCTGCAAAGACATAAAAGTATTGGGTAGAAAAGATGTAAAAGCAATATTGAATTGGCTGAAGCATATTAAAGAatctaaaaaaactaaagaacCCACTGAG gaAAAGGAAGATGTTGATGACAAGGAGGAACACAAAGATGAGGCTGATAAAGAGGAAGAAACTATTGATGATGAAGTGGCTGAGTTACAG gaTGAAGAGAAGCGGCAATTGAAAAGAAAACGAaagcaattaaataaacaaagacagAAATTGGCTGAAaagatgaatttaaaaatggtacTTAAAGGCGATGATGGCCCAATATTGGAGAGCAATGATATGTTCAGGTTATCTGATATTAAGGATGTTAAG CAATTAAATATGGTTATTGATCAAGCTCCGGATATTGTGGCAGAGGCCAGTGATTCTGATGATGAAGGGAAAGTAAAACAGAAATACATGAAGTATGATGTGGAGGGCTCTAAGCTTGACTCATCAGGACTCTTCTATAAAGACTCTGACAGTGACCTTGAAATGGAGAGTGACTCAGACACTGAAGATAAGCAATCTTTAG gTTTTTCAGATTCTGATAATGAATCTAAGGACATTGACAAACTTACAAAGCTTAACACATTAAGgaatagtaaattaaaagcGACACCGGCTAAAGCCAAGAAGAACCCTTTACTCACAGACTTAGATGACACTGATCCTATATCAAGAAGGTCTATGAAGGCTGAGTTGTGGTTTCAGAAGGACAGTTTTAAAGATATTGATAATGAAGAAGACGAGGGAGTGGATTTGGATAAATTAGCAGCAACACATAAGAAAAAAG gtaAAAAAGTGGCAGATAGCAATATATCTGATCTGGGGAGCCAAAAAGGTATGAAACGAAAACAAAGTGACTCAGAAAGTTCCAGTGATGAAGACAGTGATTATGATGTTGAAGAGAATGTCGCGCCTACTGGCGAAAATGCTGGAAATAAAAGCGGTAAAGGGAAAGATGGATTTGAAGTTGTTTCTCAGGACCCAG aGTTAAAAAGGTTAAAGAAATCAATGAAAATGGACGCCGAGACATTTGCTTTGGGCACAATGATAGCCACGTCTAAGAAATTCAAACGCGACCTCGTTGACGACGGCTGGAACCGATATGCCTTCAACGACAAGAATCTTCCGGACTGGTTTGTTGACGATGAAAAGAAACACATGAAGAAGGAAGTTATTGTTCCAGag aaaTTTACGGAAGAATACAAGAACAGGTTGCAAGATATTGACGCGCGGCCAATAAAGAAAGTCGTAGAGGCTAAAGCGAGAAAGAAGAAGCGTATGATCAAGAAAATGGAACGTGCGAAAAAGAAGGTAGAGGCGGTTATGGATAATGCCGATATGTCAGAGCGAGAGAAATCACAACAAGTGAGACAGCTATATAAGAAAGCGCAAACCGAGGTCAAGAAAAAGGTTACATATGTTGTCGCCAAAAAACATACGACAGCTAAAAGAATGAAGCGACCCACAGGTGTTAAAGGTCATTATAAGGTGGTCGACCCCAGAATGAAAAAAGATCTCCGCGCCCAAAAGGCTAAGGAAAAAACAAAGGGCCGCGGTAAAAAAGGaaatatcaacaaaaataaaactaagagTAGACCAGCTAAAAAGAAAGGAAAGAAAGCAAAATAg